The following are encoded together in the Planctomycetota bacterium genome:
- the nuoK gene encoding NADH-quinone oxidoreductase subunit NuoK, protein MTHLLASTQFGASHAVTVTLALSALLFVTGLVGFLVRRNMILMFLSTEIMFQAAALAFIAFGRMRMDTGGQIFVIFILTVAAAEAALALGLVVLLFRRKETLNSEAWSELHE, encoded by the coding sequence ATGACGCACCTGCTGGCTTCGACTCAGTTCGGCGCCTCGCACGCCGTCACCGTCACGCTCGCCTTGAGCGCGCTGCTCTTTGTCACGGGTCTGGTCGGATTCCTGGTGCGGCGCAACATGATCCTGATGTTCCTCTCCACCGAGATCATGTTCCAGGCCGCGGCCCTGGCCTTCATCGCCTTCGGGCGGATGCGCATGGACACCGGCGGGCAGATCTTTGTGATCTTCATCCTGACGGTCGCGGCAGCTGAAGCTGCTCTGGCCCTCGGTCTTGTCGTGCTGCTCTTCCGCCGCAAGGAAACCCTCAACAGCGAAGCGTGGTCGGAGCTGCACGAATGA
- the nuoL gene encoding NADH-quinone oxidoreductase subunit L gives MMMLLAQHEAPAHAAVTAVAKAVAMPDLRWAGWILLLPAISVVLTGLCAALRVKNKLPGWITVLALAGSFALVLKLYFLRGEAGDPVTIHLWDWMNFRWGDQSKWHSLQADVSIYLDGLTLFWMLFVTGLGTLIALYATEYMEADVGKGYARFFNGVSIFILAMCTLVLADNLLLLYLGWEGVGLASYLLIGYFYKKPSAVAAGKKAFIVNRVGDLGLAVGIWLIWVNYGSIEYSTLFQVWNDTARGVGGFDRALIPFCLMLGAFGKSAQLPLYVWLPDAMEGPTPVSALIHAATMVTAGVYLIARMYPLFALHPDALATVAWVGGLTAIFSATIGMAQYDFKRVFAYSTISQLGYMFMGLGVGTTFGAAYHTLTHAFFKALLFLTAGAVMHGFAGQLDLRKLSGLRRVPGFAIVSWTMLIGCLWLSAFPFTAGMLSKDLILVQAIGGTDHGFFWLGWIGLITAALTAYYSFRVWFRVCAGPVFYMPGDEGHDDHDNHDDHHHGAHDKHASHEFHPHAPRLAINGVLILIMLGAFATGIPGYMALQGHENWAQVMIAHSSAVAGSVEAHVHDAVCFGMNPHKLVEVFGTIAALGGIGVAMYFHLLQRRAADRLRAWLLAHNSVRWIPVAMENKWYVDEIYHALFRGPAWITGHILHFTDKHVVDGLLVNGFGRIPAAFGRLFQPLYNGVLQGYATTMAGGAALVIAWIVYRWISGGAT, from the coding sequence ATGATGATGCTTCTGGCACAACATGAGGCCCCCGCTCACGCCGCCGTCACGGCGGTCGCAAAGGCCGTCGCCATGCCCGACCTGCGCTGGGCGGGTTGGATCCTGCTGCTGCCTGCGATCTCCGTGGTGCTCACCGGCCTTTGCGCCGCGCTTCGGGTGAAGAACAAGCTGCCCGGCTGGATCACGGTGCTGGCGCTGGCGGGCTCCTTCGCGCTGGTGCTCAAGCTCTACTTCCTGCGCGGCGAGGCGGGCGATCCGGTCACGATCCACCTCTGGGATTGGATGAACTTCCGCTGGGGCGATCAATCAAAGTGGCACTCGCTTCAAGCGGATGTCAGCATCTACCTCGACGGACTCACACTCTTCTGGATGCTCTTCGTGACCGGCCTGGGAACGCTGATCGCGCTCTACGCCACCGAGTACATGGAAGCCGACGTCGGCAAGGGCTACGCGCGATTCTTCAACGGCGTGAGCATCTTCATTCTGGCGATGTGCACGCTGGTGCTGGCCGACAACCTGCTGCTGCTCTATCTGGGCTGGGAGGGCGTCGGTCTGGCCAGCTATCTGCTCATCGGTTACTTCTACAAGAAGCCTTCCGCCGTGGCCGCGGGCAAGAAGGCCTTCATCGTCAACCGCGTCGGCGACCTCGGCCTGGCCGTGGGCATCTGGCTGATCTGGGTGAACTATGGCTCGATCGAGTACAGCACGCTTTTCCAGGTGTGGAACGACACCGCGCGCGGCGTGGGCGGCTTCGACCGCGCGTTGATTCCCTTCTGCCTGATGCTGGGCGCCTTCGGCAAGAGTGCGCAGCTTCCTCTCTACGTCTGGTTGCCCGACGCGATGGAAGGACCGACCCCGGTGTCGGCGCTGATCCACGCCGCGACTATGGTGACCGCGGGCGTCTACCTGATCGCCCGCATGTATCCGCTCTTCGCGCTGCATCCCGACGCGCTGGCCACCGTGGCCTGGGTCGGCGGGCTGACCGCGATCTTCTCCGCCACCATCGGCATGGCGCAATATGACTTCAAGCGCGTCTTCGCCTACAGCACCATCAGTCAGCTCGGCTACATGTTCATGGGGCTGGGCGTGGGCACCACCTTCGGCGCCGCCTATCACACGCTGACGCACGCCTTCTTCAAGGCCCTTTTGTTCCTCACCGCCGGAGCCGTCATGCATGGCTTCGCGGGGCAGCTTGATCTTCGCAAACTCTCAGGCTTGCGCCGCGTGCCCGGCTTCGCGATCGTCAGCTGGACCATGCTCATCGGCTGCCTCTGGCTCAGCGCCTTCCCCTTCACCGCGGGCATGCTCAGCAAGGATCTGATCCTGGTGCAGGCGATCGGTGGGACCGATCACGGATTCTTCTGGCTGGGCTGGATCGGCCTGATCACCGCGGCCTTGACCGCCTACTACTCCTTCCGCGTCTGGTTCCGCGTCTGCGCGGGGCCGGTCTTCTACATGCCCGGCGACGAAGGCCACGACGATCACGACAATCACGACGACCACCATCACGGGGCGCACGACAAGCACGCTTCGCACGAATTCCATCCCCACGCGCCGCGCCTGGCCATCAATGGCGTCCTGATCCTGATCATGCTTGGCGCCTTCGCCACCGGCATTCCCGGCTACATGGCGCTGCAAGGACATGAGAACTGGGCGCAGGTCATGATCGCGCACTCCTCCGCCGTCGCGGGCAGCGTCGAAGCCCATGTCCACGACGCGGTCTGCTTTGGCATGAATCCGCACAAGCTGGTCGAGGTCTTCGGCACCATCGCGGCGCTTGGCGGCATCGGCGTGGCCATGTACTTCCATCTGCTGCAGCGACGGGCCGCTGATCGCCTTCGCGCCTGGCTGCTGGCCCACAACTCCGTGCGCTGGATCCCGGTGGCCATGGAGAACAAGTGGTACGTGGATGAGATCTATCACGCGCTCTTCCGCGGTCCCGCGTGGATCACCGGACACATCCTGCACTTCACCGACAAGCATGTGGTGGACGGACTGCTGGTCAACGGCTTCGGCCGCATTCCCGCCGCCTTTGGCCGACTCTTCCAGCCGCTCTACAACGGCGTGCTGCAGGGCTATGCCACCACAATGGCCGGCGGCGCGGCCCTGGTCATCGCCTGGATCGTCTATCGCTGGATCAGCGGAGGCGCGACTTGA
- a CDS encoding NADH-quinone oxidoreductase subunit M, whose protein sequence is MIHHLLLILPILTAAAIAFSSQHSAKWIAFAGSTATFIAGAVFAVQFPNWSTGGFWPNEGSTSILGSFGVDLKIGVDSVSMLLVLLTVFLTPLSIAGSFSAIRTRQREYYAWFMVLETSMLLAFMSRDLIFFYIGYEFTLIPMFFLISIWGGPMRGPAAIKFFIFTFLGSVFTLTAVIFVAVRHFESAGTWTFGIEELVKFSSTQLSDREQFWVFVGLIVGFAIKTPFFPTHSWLPLAHDQAPTGGSVILAGVLLKLGTYGVFRFALPMSPIGAVECSTFFAILGIIAILYMSLVCWVQTDIKKLIAYSSVSHMGFVVLGLFALNPIGLQGAVMYMVNHGLSTGALFLCIGMIYERYHTKDMEQLGGLVARMPVWSFFMIVFTLSSVGLPGLNGFIGEFLCLMGAFVAEHDQPAGYPGVLGPWYAVIAAIGLILGAMYLLIMLGKIVWGPLREPHGDGHAGHHGEHAASELPRDLNFREIAILAPIALVCLAIGLYPQPILNAVEPNVKETLASFPKVIDAHNAKLGTPNPNKPTVHAEAPR, encoded by the coding sequence TTGATCCATCACCTCCTCCTCATCCTGCCAATCCTCACCGCGGCCGCCATTGCGTTCAGCTCGCAGCATTCCGCGAAGTGGATCGCCTTCGCCGGCTCCACCGCGACGTTCATCGCGGGCGCGGTCTTCGCGGTGCAATTCCCCAACTGGAGCACCGGCGGCTTCTGGCCCAACGAGGGCAGCACTTCAATCCTTGGCAGCTTCGGCGTGGATCTGAAGATCGGCGTGGACTCGGTCAGCATGCTGCTGGTGCTGCTGACGGTCTTCCTCACGCCGCTTTCGATCGCCGGCAGCTTCAGCGCCATCCGCACGCGGCAGCGCGAGTACTACGCCTGGTTCATGGTGCTGGAGACCAGCATGCTGCTGGCCTTCATGAGCCGCGATCTGATCTTCTTCTACATCGGCTACGAGTTCACGCTGATCCCGATGTTCTTCCTCATCAGCATCTGGGGCGGCCCGATGCGCGGGCCGGCGGCGATCAAGTTCTTCATCTTCACTTTCCTGGGCAGCGTCTTCACGCTCACCGCGGTCATCTTCGTCGCGGTGCGCCACTTTGAGAGCGCCGGCACCTGGACCTTCGGCATCGAGGAGCTGGTCAAGTTCTCCAGCACGCAGCTGAGCGACCGCGAGCAATTCTGGGTCTTCGTGGGATTGATCGTGGGCTTCGCCATCAAGACCCCCTTCTTCCCGACCCATTCGTGGCTGCCACTGGCCCACGACCAGGCCCCCACCGGCGGCAGCGTGATCCTGGCCGGCGTGCTGCTGAAGCTGGGCACCTACGGCGTCTTCCGCTTCGCGCTGCCGATGTCGCCGATCGGCGCGGTGGAGTGCTCCACCTTCTTCGCGATCCTGGGCATCATCGCCATCCTCTACATGAGCCTGGTCTGCTGGGTGCAGACCGACATCAAGAAGCTGATCGCCTACTCATCGGTCAGCCACATGGGTTTCGTGGTGCTGGGACTCTTCGCGCTCAACCCAATCGGCCTGCAGGGCGCGGTGATGTACATGGTCAACCACGGCCTGAGCACCGGCGCCTTGTTCCTCTGCATCGGCATGATCTACGAGCGATACCACACCAAGGACATGGAGCAACTGGGCGGACTGGTGGCGCGGATGCCGGTGTGGAGCTTCTTCATGATCGTCTTCACGCTTTCCAGCGTTGGCCTGCCGGGCCTCAACGGATTCATCGGCGAGTTCCTCTGTCTGATGGGCGCCTTCGTAGCCGAGCATGACCAGCCCGCGGGCTATCCCGGCGTGCTCGGCCCCTGGTATGCGGTTATCGCGGCCATCGGACTGATTCTTGGCGCGATGTACCTGCTCATCATGCTGGGCAAGATCGTCTGGGGTCCACTTCGTGAACCGCACGGCGACGGACACGCGGGCCACCACGGCGAGCACGCCGCCAGCGAACTGCCGCGCGACCTCAACTTCCGCGAGATCGCCATCCTGGCGCCGATCGCGCTGGTCTGCCTGGCCATCGGCCTCTATCCGCAGCCGATTCTCAACGCGGTCGAGCCCAACGTGAAGGAAACCCTGGCGAGCTTCCCCAAGGTGATCGACGCCCACAACGCCAAGCTGGGCACGCCCAACCCGAACAAGCCCACCGTGCACGCGGAGGCCCCGCGATGA